The DNA segment TCTGCGCCATCTCGGCCGGCAGATGATGGATATCGGCTATTACAGCCTGCCCGTGGTGGGGCTGACCGCCATCTTCACCGGCATGGTGCTGGCGCTGCAGAGCTACAGCGGCTTCTCCCGCTTCGAGGCGGAGAGCGCCATCGCCACCGTGGTGGTCCTGTCCGTCACCCGCGAACTGGGACCGGTGCTGGCGGGGCTGATGGTGGCGGGGCGCATCGGCGCCGCCATGGCGGCGGAACTGGGCACGATGCGGGTGACGGAGCAGGTGGACGCGCTGACCACGCTGAGCACCAACCCCTTCAAGTACTTGATCGCCCCGCGGCTGATCGCCGGCGTGCTGATGCTGCCCTGCCTGGTGCTGGTGGCGGACATCATCGGCGTCTTCGGCGGCTTCCTGATCAGCGTCTACCGGCTGGATTTCAACCCCGCGACCTACATCCGGAACTCCTGGCAGTATCTGGAGGTGATGGACGTGGTCTCCGGCCTGGTGAAGGCGGCGGCCTTCGGCTTCGTGATCTCGCTGATGGGCTGCTATCACGGCTACAATTCCAGGGGCGGCGCCCAGGGCGTGGGTGCGGCCACCACCAACGCGGTGGTCAGCGCCAGCATCCTGATCCTGGTGCTGAACTACCTGCTGACGGGGATCTTCTTCTCATGAGCCCAACCAACACCGGCAACGGCAACGGCAACGGCAACGGCAGCGTGCCGAAGATCTCCCTGCGCAGCGTCCGCAAGGCCTTCGGTTCCAAGGTGGTGCTGGACGGCGTCGACCTGGATATCGCGCGCGGCGAAAGCGTCGTCATCATCGGCGGTTCCGGCACCGGCAAGTCCGTGCTGCTGAAATGCATCCTGGGCATCCTCCGTCCCGACCAGGGCAAGATCCTGATCGACGGGGAGGACACGACCTATGCCACCGGCCGCGACCGGGAGGCGATGATGCGGAAGTTCGGCATGCTGTTCCAGGGCGCCGCCCTGTTCGACAGCCTGCCGGTCTGGGAGAATGTGGCCTTCGGCCTGATCCAGGGGCAGGGGCTGGGCCGCCGGGAAGCGCGGGAGCGGGCCATCGCGACCCTGGGCGCCGTCGGGCTGAAGCCGGAAGTGGCGGACCTGTTCCCGGCCGAGCTGTCCGGCGGCATGCAGAAGCGCGTCGGCCTCGCCCGCGCCGTCGCCACCCAGCCGGAGATCATCTTCTTCGATGAGCCGACCACCGGCCTGGACCCGATCATGTCGGACGTGATCAACGACCTGATCGTGAAGTGCGTGAAGGATCTGGGCGCCACGACCCTGTCCATCACGCACGACATGGCGTCGGCCCGCAAGATCGCCGACCGCATCGCCATGCTGTACCAGGGCAAGCTGATCTGGGTCGGCCCCGTCAGTGAAATCGACCGCTCCGGCAATCCCTATGTGGAGCAGTTCATCCATGGCCGGGCCGAGGGCCCGATCCAGATGCAGGTCCGTAATCTGTAACCCGTCCGGGCTGCCCCCTTCTCCCTCCGAACGTAAGCTGGAACCGCCGCCCACTGACCGCGTTCACCCTGTGCACCCGGGCGCGCCTCAGCGCTATCGGGTGCCGGCGGTACCATCGGCTTGAGCCAGGAATCGTCGCCCTCCATCAGAGGCGCCGGTTGACGGTGCCGGCACCGGTCGGAGCACGACGTGGCGGAACCCGCATTCGCGATCCAGCAGGGGAACGGCGGCAACGAACAGGCGCGGGAGGACCGCCAAGTCCGTGTGGCGCTGATCGGGGTGGGCAACTGCGCCTCCTCCCTGGTCCAGGGCATCCATTATTACCGCGACGCGGGCGACAATGCCCATGTGCCGGGGCTGATGAATGTCCGTCTCGGCGGCTATCATGTCGGCGATGTGAAGATCAGCGCCGCCTTCGACATTGCCCATTCCAAGGTTGGGTTGGACGTATCGGAAGCGATTCTTGCCGAGCCGAACAATACCAAGCGCTTCGCACAGGTGCCGCATCTGGGCGTTCCGGTTCGCCGCGGCCCCACCCTGGACGGGTTCGGCAAGTATCTCCGCCAAACCGTGAAGGAAAGCGACGAGCAGCCCTGCAATGTCGCGCAGGTGCTGCAGGATACGGGAACGCAGGTCGTCGTCTCCTACCTGCCAGTCGGCTCGGAGCGGGCGACGGAGTTCTATGCCGGAGAGGCTTTGAAAGCCGGCTGCGCCTTCGTCAACTGCATTCCCGTCTTCATCGCCAGCCGGCCGGAATGGCGCCAGCGCTTCGAAGAGGCCGGGCTGCCGCTGATCGGCGACGATATCAAGTCGCAGGTCGGCGCCACCATCGTGCACCGGGTGCTGACCAACCTGTTCCGGGAACGCGGGGTGCGGCTGGACCACACCTACCAGCTCAATTTCGGCGGCAATTCCGACTTCATGAACATGCTGGAGCGGGAGCGGCTGGAATCCAAGAAGATCAGCAAGACCCAGAGCGTCGTCAGCCAGATGGCCGAACCGCTGGCCAATGAGGACGCCCATGTCGGCCCCAGCGACTTCGTCCCCTGGCTGACCGACCGGAAATGGTGCCATATCCGCATGGAGGGCACCGGCTTCGGCGACGTTCCGCTGAACATCGAGCTGAAGCTGGAAGTCTGGGACAGCCCCAATTCGGCCGGCGTGGTGATCGACGCCGTGCGCTGCGCCAAGCTTGGGCTGGACCGCGGCTTGGCCGGCCCGCTCGAAGGCCCGTCCAGCTATTTCATGAAATCCCCGCCCCGCCAGTATACCGACGCGGAGGCCCGTGCCCTGACCCGCGCCTTCATCGACGGTGAGGCCGCGGAGTCCGTCTGATGAAACTCCTGGTCTTCGGCCTGACCATGTCCTCGTCCTGGGGCAACGGGCATGCCACGCTATGGCGCGGCTTGGCTGCCGCCCTGGCCCGACGGGGACACAAGCTGGTTTTCCTGGAGCGGGATCAGAGCTGGTACGCGGACAACCGCGACATGACCGAACTGCCCGCCCCCGGTGAGCTGGTGCTCTACCGGGACTGGGAGGAGGCGGTGGCGGTCGCCCGGCGGCATCTTCCCGACGCCGACGCCGCCATGGTCACCAGCTACTGCCCCGACGGCATCGCCGCCAGCGAGCTTGTGCTGGAGGAGGCGCGCGGCACCCGCATCTTCTACGATCTCGACACGCCGGTCACGCTGTCGCGGCTGGAGGCCGGGGAAACGCTGGACTATGTGCCGCCCGGCGGGCTCTCCGGCTTCGATCTGGTGCTGAGCTACACCGGCGGCCGGGCGCTGGACCTGCTGCGCGACCGGCTCGGGGCCAAGCGCACGGTTCCGCTGTACGGCCATGTCGACCCAGCGGTGCACCGCCCGACGGAGCCGCAGTCCCATTACCGCTCCGACCTCTCCTATCTCGGCACCTATGCCGAGGACCGGCAGCAGGCGCTGGAGAAGCTGTTCATCGATGCCGCGCGCCAACTGCCGGACCGGCGCTTCTGCATCGGCGGCGCCCAATATCCGCAGGATTTCCCCTGGACGGACAACATCTTCTTCGTCCGGCACCTGCCGCCGGCGGAGCATCCGGCCTTCTTCTCCTCCTCCCGGCTGACGCTGAACGTCACCCGCAAGGCCATGGCTGAAATGGGCTGGTGCCCGTCCGGCCGGCTGTTCGAGGCGGCGGCCTGCGGCTGCCCCCTGATCAGCGACCATTGGGAAGGGCTGGACCATTTCTTCACGCCCGGCGAGGAAATCCTGGTCGCCAAGTCCACCGAGGACACCGAAGCCGCCGTGGAGATGGAGGACCAGCCCCTGCGCAGCATCGCGGAGGCGGCGCGGGCGCGGGTCCTGGCCGACCACACCGCCGATGCCCGCGTCGGCGAGCTGCTGTCCGCCATCGAAGCGGCCCGCCGCCCCCTGCCTCGGCACGCCGATCCGCACGCCGCCATCCGATCCATCTCCGCGACTGGAGCCTGACCCATGTGGGGCATCGTACCCGCCGCCGGCAGCGGCACGCGAATCCAGCCACTCGCCTTCTCAAAGGAACTGCTGCCCGTCGGCAGCCGCCTGGACGGCGAAACCGAACGGCCGCGCGCCGTCAGCGAATATCTGCTGGAGCGCATGGTGCTGGGCGGGGCGGACAAGGTCTGCTTCGTCATTGGGCCGGCCAAGTCCGACATCATGGAATATTACGGCGGCGGCTATGGCCAGGCCTCCATCGCCTATGTGGTCCAGCCCAACCCGGGCGGGCTGTGCGACGCGATCTTCCGCGCGCTGCCCCTGATCCCCCCGGATGAGCCGGTGATCATCGGGCTGCCGGACACGGTCTGGTTTCCGGACGACGCGCTGAAGCACCTGCCGAACGACAAGCTGTCCTTCCTGCTGTTCCCGGTGGAACGGCCGGAGCTGTTCGACGCCGTCATCACGGACGAGACCGGGCGCGTGCAGGAGATCCAGGTCAAGCAAGCCGGCGCTGCGTCCCGCTGGGTCTGGGGCGCCTTCAAGATGCCGGGCCACATCCTGGCCGAGCTGCACGATCTGTGGCGGGAGCGGGAGCGGCAGGACGAGTACATGGGCACGCTGGTCAACGCCTGGATTGCGCGCGGCGGCCACGCCGTCGGTATCCGGGCGGGGGAAGCCTATGTGGATGTCGGCACGGTGCACGGATACCGCGCCGCCATCGGGCTGCTGAGCGGTCAGGTCGATCAGGGCGGCGGGCTGACTCAGGCTGCCAAGGAACTTCGACGCACGGATGCGACCGTTTCCAGGGGGACATGATGCACATGACGCAGTTGGGCGGGGTCAGCCCCTTGGACCGGGAGGAGCTTGAGCGGCGCATTGCCGAACTCGCCCCCTGGTTCCACAATCTGGACTTGAACGGGGTACGCACCGCCCCCGACCATTTCCTGCACGACTATCCCGCCACCAAATGGCAGCGCTTCGCCCATGCGGTCCCGCAGAATCTGACGGGCAAGACCGTGCTGGATATCGGCTGCAACGCCGGTTTTTATTCCATGGAGATGAAGCGCCGCGGGGCGGAGAGGGTCGTGGCGGTCGACAGCGACCCGCATTATCTGGCGCAGGCCCGCTTCGCGGCGGAGGTCAACGGGCTGGATATCGAGTTTCGCGAGCTCTCGGTCTATGACGTCGGCAAGCTTGGCGAGAAGTTCGACCTCGTCCTGTTCCTGGGCGTTCTCTATCATCTGCGCCATCCCCTGCTGGCGCTGGACCTGATCCGTGAGCATGTCGCCGGCGATCTGCTGGTATTCCAGTCCATGCAGCGCGGGGCCAAGGACAGCAAGGAGTGGGCGCAGGACTACGACTTCTGGGTCAAGGATCAGTTCGACGATCCGGCTTGGCCCAAGATGCATTTCGTCGAACATTACTATTCCGGGGACTGGACCAATTGGTGGGTTCCCAACAATGCGGCGGCTGAGGCCATGCTGCGCAGTGCCGGTTTCGAGATCATCGATCATCCGGAGCAGGAGGTCTTTGTCTGCCGGGCCACCAAACCGCCCTACGGCCTTGGCGCTGTCTATCCGGCCCAAGGGCCGGCGTAAGCCGGTGAGCGCCAAAAGAACGTTGAATGAGGGAGCACCATGATTGAAGCGGTGATGATCTGGAACGAGCCGAACAACAAGTCCCATTGGGACATCGAGCTCGACAGCGACTGGGCGATGTTCGCCGAGACCGCGATCGCCGCCGGCAAGGCCGTGAAGTCCGTAGCGCCGAACCTGCCCCGCGTGCTGGGCGGCATGTCCCCGATCGACGCCAATTTCGTCCGCAACCTGCAGGGCCGGGGCGTGCTGGACCATGTGGACGCCGTGGCGGTGCATGGTTTCCCGCTGGACTGGAATCACTGGCAGATCCAGGAATGGCCGAACCGTATCCAGGAGATCCGCGACGTCACCAGTCTGCCGATCTGGGTGTCGGAAGTCGGTATCTCCACCTTCGGGGCGGAGGAGGTGCAGGAGTTCGGGCTGCACAAGACGGCGGAGCTGCTGATCGGGCAGGTGCCGCGCATCCACTGGTACAGCCTGTTCGACCTGCCCAAGGCATGGCCCGCCACCACCCGCCACCGCGAGGCGGAGGGGTCCAGCTACTACCGTCACTTCTATATGGGCCTCTTCCGTGAGGACGGCACGCCGAAGATCGCCGCCAAGCACTTCAGCCAGTA comes from the Indioceanicola profundi genome and includes:
- a CDS encoding TIGR04290 family methyltransferase, whose protein sequence is MTQLGGVSPLDREELERRIAELAPWFHNLDLNGVRTAPDHFLHDYPATKWQRFAHAVPQNLTGKTVLDIGCNAGFYSMEMKRRGAERVVAVDSDPHYLAQARFAAEVNGLDIEFRELSVYDVGKLGEKFDLVLFLGVLYHLRHPLLALDLIREHVAGDLLVFQSMQRGAKDSKEWAQDYDFWVKDQFDDPAWPKMHFVEHYYSGDWTNWWVPNNAAAEAMLRSAGFEIIDHPEQEVFVCRATKPPYGLGAVYPAQGPA
- a CDS encoding inositol-3-phosphate synthase, producing the protein MAEPAFAIQQGNGGNEQAREDRQVRVALIGVGNCASSLVQGIHYYRDAGDNAHVPGLMNVRLGGYHVGDVKISAAFDIAHSKVGLDVSEAILAEPNNTKRFAQVPHLGVPVRRGPTLDGFGKYLRQTVKESDEQPCNVAQVLQDTGTQVVVSYLPVGSERATEFYAGEALKAGCAFVNCIPVFIASRPEWRQRFEEAGLPLIGDDIKSQVGATIVHRVLTNLFRERGVRLDHTYQLNFGGNSDFMNMLERERLESKKISKTQSVVSQMAEPLANEDAHVGPSDFVPWLTDRKWCHIRMEGTGFGDVPLNIELKLEVWDSPNSAGVVIDAVRCAKLGLDRGLAGPLEGPSSYFMKSPPRQYTDAEARALTRAFIDGEAAESV
- a CDS encoding CgeB family protein is translated as MKLLVFGLTMSSSWGNGHATLWRGLAAALARRGHKLVFLERDQSWYADNRDMTELPAPGELVLYRDWEEAVAVARRHLPDADAAMVTSYCPDGIAASELVLEEARGTRIFYDLDTPVTLSRLEAGETLDYVPPGGLSGFDLVLSYTGGRALDLLRDRLGAKRTVPLYGHVDPAVHRPTEPQSHYRSDLSYLGTYAEDRQQALEKLFIDAARQLPDRRFCIGGAQYPQDFPWTDNIFFVRHLPPAEHPAFFSSSRLTLNVTRKAMAEMGWCPSGRLFEAAACGCPLISDHWEGLDHFFTPGEEILVAKSTEDTEAAVEMEDQPLRSIAEAARARVLADHTADARVGELLSAIEAARRPLPRHADPHAAIRSISATGA
- a CDS encoding ABC transporter ATP-binding protein, with translation MSPTNTGNGNGNGNGSVPKISLRSVRKAFGSKVVLDGVDLDIARGESVVIIGGSGTGKSVLLKCILGILRPDQGKILIDGEDTTYATGRDREAMMRKFGMLFQGAALFDSLPVWENVAFGLIQGQGLGRREARERAIATLGAVGLKPEVADLFPAELSGGMQKRVGLARAVATQPEIIFFDEPTTGLDPIMSDVINDLIVKCVKDLGATTLSITHDMASARKIADRIAMLYQGKLIWVGPVSEIDRSGNPYVEQFIHGRAEGPIQMQVRNL
- a CDS encoding glycosyl hydrolase — its product is MIEAVMIWNEPNNKSHWDIELDSDWAMFAETAIAAGKAVKSVAPNLPRVLGGMSPIDANFVRNLQGRGVLDHVDAVAVHGFPLDWNHWQIQEWPNRIQEIRDVTSLPIWVSEVGISTFGAEEVQEFGLHKTAELLIGQVPRIHWYSLFDLPKAWPATTRHREAEGSSYYRHFYMGLFREDGTPKIAAKHFSQYAPEMGVCQWFHFEDHRLDEAVKRMKELGITYLRTGLSWADYYRPGALDWFDRQMDALKDFDVTVTYCFTPEHKGIDPHYTSPPKDPEEFAAFCAEMTERYASHIKPEFQGGVASRSRLAPTPA
- a CDS encoding MlaE family ABC transporter permease, which produces MPFLSPIGRTALTFMEATGRLMMFTALALSHCVRPPFYLRHLGRQMMDIGYYSLPVVGLTAIFTGMVLALQSYSGFSRFEAESAIATVVVLSVTRELGPVLAGLMVAGRIGAAMAAELGTMRVTEQVDALTTLSTNPFKYLIAPRLIAGVLMLPCLVLVADIIGVFGGFLISVYRLDFNPATYIRNSWQYLEVMDVVSGLVKAAAFGFVISLMGCYHGYNSRGGAQGVGAATTNAVVSASILILVLNYLLTGIFFS
- a CDS encoding nucleotidyltransferase family protein encodes the protein MWGIVPAAGSGTRIQPLAFSKELLPVGSRLDGETERPRAVSEYLLERMVLGGADKVCFVIGPAKSDIMEYYGGGYGQASIAYVVQPNPGGLCDAIFRALPLIPPDEPVIIGLPDTVWFPDDALKHLPNDKLSFLLFPVERPELFDAVITDETGRVQEIQVKQAGAASRWVWGAFKMPGHILAELHDLWRERERQDEYMGTLVNAWIARGGHAVGIRAGEAYVDVGTVHGYRAAIGLLSGQVDQGGGLTQAAKELRRTDATVSRGT